The nucleotide window TGCCTGGTCACCGGAGCGTATGAAATTACGCATTGTCTGAAAACGCCGCGTAAGAATTTACTCATGATCGCCATGATTGGCGTGATGATCGCTTTGGCTTTGATCAGTCCGCAGTTCTTGGGGGCTGGTTTGGCATTAACGATGGTGGTGCTGTTTGCCGCGGCGATTGCCGATCCCAAGCTGGATCTAAACGACATTACGCTGGTTTTTGCGATGCTGACGATCTTTACGATGGCGGTTCGCTCGATTATTTCGATTTATGCTCAGAATTCATGGCTGATGATGTATGTGATTTTAGCCACCTATCTGACAGATACAGGTGCGTATTTCTGCGGTTATTTCTTTGGTAAGCATAAGCTGATCGAACGGATTTCCCCGAAGAAAACGGTGGAAGGCGCCATCGGCGGATGGCTGTGCGGGACGCTGGGTGCGTTTGTCTTTGCGCTGACCATGCTGCCGGAGCTGTCGATCGGCCTCGCGCTGTTTGGCGCAGCGACGATGGCGATTGTCGGACAGCTGGGGGATCTGGCGTTCAGTCTGATTAAACGAAATGTCGGTATCAAAGATTTTGGATCTTTTCTGCCGGGACACGGCGGGATTTTGGACCGGATCGACAGTCTGTTATTTAATTTGCTGTATTTTACGCTGATTTTAGCGATGGTGGTGTAATATGAAACGTTGTTGTGTAATGGGCGTAACTGGTTCGATCGGGGTGCAGACCGTGGACGTCTGTACGGCGCATCCGGAGGCTTTTCAAATTACTTCTATCAGTGCCGGGCGCAATCTGGCACAGCTGCGAAAACTAATTGTACAGCTGCCGCACTTAAAAGCGGTCTGTGTTCAGGAGGAAGCGGATTGTCTGACGCTGACCCGCGAATTTCCAAATCTGGAATGGGTTTGGGGTGAGGCGGGACTGCTTCGTTTAAGCGAGCGGGATGACTACGATGTGCTGGTCAACTCTTTAGTCGGATTTGTCGGCTTAAAGCCAACGCTTAAGGCGATTGAAGCAGGACATGACATCGCGCTGGCCAATAAGGAAACGCTGGTGGTTGCCGGAGCGTTCGTCAATGCGGCCTGCCGTCAGCATCAGGTAGCACTGCTGCCGATTGACAGCGAACATTCCGCGATCTTCCAATGCCTGCAGGGAAACCGCAGGGATCAGCTTCAGCGTCTGATCATCACCGCGTCCGGCGGCAGCTTCCGGGATTTAACCCGTGAACAGTTAAAGGGTGTGACGGTGAAGCAGGCTTTAGCGCATCCAAACTGGTCGATGGGAGCCAAGATCACGATTGACAGCGCGACGATGATGAACAAGGGGTTTGAAGTCATCGAAGCGCATTGGCTGTTTGATGTGGATTTTGATCACATTGACGTGCTGATTCATAAGGAAAGCGTGATCCATTCGCTGGTTGAATATCAGGATCATGCGGTGATCGCCCAGTTGGGCACAGCGGACATGCGGCTGCCGATTCAGTATGCATTAAGCTATCCTGAACGTCTGCCGTTAATCAACAGCCAGCAACTGGATCTGGCTGCGATCGGAACACTGCATTTTGCCCCAGCCGATTTTACTCGCTATCCCTTGCTTGGGTTAGCTTATGAAGCAGGAAGAAAACAAGGAACGATGCCGGCGGTGATGAATGCCGCCA belongs to Holdemania massiliensis and includes:
- a CDS encoding phosphatidate cytidylyltransferase; protein product: MKQRILTAALIIAVVLPPLILGGTLIDLLMLFCLVTGAYEITHCLKTPRKNLLMIAMIGVMIALALISPQFLGAGLALTMVVLFAAAIADPKLDLNDITLVFAMLTIFTMAVRSIISIYAQNSWLMMYVILATYLTDTGAYFCGYFFGKHKLIERISPKKTVEGAIGGWLCGTLGAFVFALTMLPELSIGLALFGAATMAIVGQLGDLAFSLIKRNVGIKDFGSFLPGHGGILDRIDSLLFNLLYFTLILAMVV
- a CDS encoding 1-deoxy-D-xylulose-5-phosphate reductoisomerase, producing MKRCCVMGVTGSIGVQTVDVCTAHPEAFQITSISAGRNLAQLRKLIVQLPHLKAVCVQEEADCLTLTREFPNLEWVWGEAGLLRLSERDDYDVLVNSLVGFVGLKPTLKAIEAGHDIALANKETLVVAGAFVNAACRQHQVALLPIDSEHSAIFQCLQGNRRDQLQRLIITASGGSFRDLTREQLKGVTVKQALAHPNWSMGAKITIDSATMMNKGFEVIEAHWLFDVDFDHIDVLIHKESVIHSLVEYQDHAVIAQLGTADMRLPIQYALSYPERLPLINSQQLDLAAIGTLHFAPADFTRYPLLGLAYEAGRKQGTMPAVMNAANEEANAAFREGKISFLDIEELVIDACRTLAFTDSPSLDAIFEADHQAREFVKSHLKGA